A window from Glaciimonas sp. PCH181 encodes these proteins:
- a CDS encoding ABC transporter substrate-binding protein yields MKTSLLKVLICTGLAVSALSGLAQPNKVMMVGATPTAVPFNFLDTKTNSLQGAMVDITSALGKELGFTAEVLPTPFNALIPSLQTKKIDMISSAFAITPQRAEVVDFSDVLFTYGEELVVNAKDNTEYKNTSDLKGKVVGVQTGTVTVEPMKSVAGIKELKMYDTMPDMIRDVAIGRIDVAVGDGPVMLYNIENSGAKGVRVPKTYQKQIQIRIAIAVRKGDKELLANVNRGIAKIKANGTLDAILKKWKII; encoded by the coding sequence ATGAAAACCTCACTTTTGAAAGTCCTCATCTGCACGGGACTTGCAGTGTCTGCGCTGTCTGGCCTCGCCCAGCCAAACAAGGTAATGATGGTCGGTGCAACGCCGACTGCCGTGCCGTTTAATTTTCTGGACACTAAAACCAATTCGTTGCAAGGGGCCATGGTTGACATCACCAGTGCGCTGGGAAAGGAACTGGGCTTCACCGCCGAAGTACTGCCGACTCCTTTCAATGCGTTAATTCCGTCGCTGCAGACTAAGAAAATCGACATGATTAGCTCTGCCTTTGCCATCACTCCGCAACGCGCCGAGGTGGTCGACTTTTCGGACGTGCTATTTACCTACGGTGAAGAATTAGTCGTTAACGCCAAAGACAACACCGAGTACAAAAACACCAGCGACTTGAAGGGCAAAGTGGTCGGCGTACAAACCGGCACCGTCACGGTAGAGCCGATGAAGAGTGTCGCTGGCATCAAAGAACTCAAGATGTACGACACCATGCCCGACATGATCAGGGACGTTGCCATCGGGCGCATCGATGTTGCGGTCGGCGACGGTCCGGTGATGCTCTATAACATAGAAAATTCCGGTGCCAAAGGCGTACGCGTTCCAAAAACCTACCAGAAGCAGATACAAATCCGCATTGCCATCGCTGTGCGCAAAGGCGACAAGGAGCTGCTGGCTAACGTCAACCGCGGCATCGCTAAAATCAAGGCGAATGGCACACTGGATGCGATTCTGAAAAAATGGAAGATCATTTGA
- a CDS encoding RidA family protein yields the protein MIDTIVRHETLARMSRIVVHQGTAYLAGVVAANRDADALAQTQDVLARIDQYLASVGSDKSRLLTAQIWLKDIDRDFQAMNQAWDAWVPRDSAPTRATCEARLASPDLLVEIIVSAAI from the coding sequence ATGATCGATACAATAGTTCGGCACGAAACTTTGGCACGCATGAGCAGAATCGTCGTCCATCAAGGAACGGCATACCTGGCTGGCGTAGTCGCCGCTAATCGAGATGCTGATGCACTGGCACAGACGCAGGATGTCCTGGCACGCATAGATCAGTATCTCGCTTCAGTCGGCAGCGACAAGTCACGCCTTCTGACTGCGCAGATATGGCTCAAAGATATCGATCGCGATTTCCAGGCGATGAATCAGGCATGGGATGCATGGGTGCCGCGTGACAGTGCGCCGACACGTGCTACCTGTGAAGCGCGACTAGCTTCACCCGATTTACTGGTTGAAATCATCGTTTCAGCGGCTATCTGA
- a CDS encoding FAD-binding oxidoreductase, translating into MNEINRIKPDTVVVVGAGIVGLCVAYYVRKAGFEVKVIDPEEPGSQCTFGNAGSISSGAVAPLSMPGSLKSALGMLLEPTGPLYLPLGYLVKAAPWLQKFVAASKPERVVEIAAALHGLLKNAMQMHQELAQEIGCSGLLKDNGQLQLYPNRLALQKDGASWDLKRAYGLETCEIGGAEIRKMEPAVSNQYDCGYFLPDQGWVAEPFLYASAIAAALRQQGVEFVRDKVVNMAPAGNGEWTVDTGSGSHSARHVVVAAGAWSAQLLRLLGIKIPLESQRGYHVQFANPNIDISRTVVLADRKVFITPMDCGLRAAGTVEFGGLERPPSASRANLLAEHVKAGLPGLDVSAATTWMGHRPCLPDSMPVIGAMPGHAGLWSAFGHGHLGITGSVHTGRLIADAIGGQPNTGLLDAFSASRFISL; encoded by the coding sequence ATGAACGAAATCAATCGTATAAAGCCGGATACAGTGGTTGTGGTCGGCGCGGGTATCGTAGGCCTGTGTGTTGCCTATTACGTTCGTAAAGCAGGCTTCGAGGTCAAAGTAATCGATCCGGAGGAGCCGGGTTCGCAATGTACTTTTGGCAACGCTGGCTCAATATCTTCGGGTGCTGTGGCGCCGCTGTCTATGCCCGGTTCCCTCAAGTCGGCGTTAGGCATGCTGCTGGAGCCGACAGGCCCGCTTTATCTTCCACTTGGTTACTTGGTTAAAGCTGCGCCATGGTTGCAGAAATTTGTTGCCGCATCCAAGCCGGAACGCGTAGTCGAAATCGCCGCGGCCTTGCATGGTTTGTTGAAAAACGCCATGCAAATGCACCAGGAACTGGCACAGGAAATAGGATGCTCTGGATTACTTAAAGATAACGGCCAGTTGCAGTTGTACCCAAATCGGCTGGCACTGCAAAAAGATGGCGCGAGCTGGGATCTCAAGCGCGCATACGGTTTGGAGACATGTGAGATTGGCGGCGCTGAAATACGCAAGATGGAGCCTGCCGTCAGCAATCAATATGACTGCGGTTACTTCCTGCCGGATCAGGGCTGGGTCGCTGAGCCGTTTTTATATGCCAGCGCCATCGCTGCTGCACTGCGCCAGCAAGGCGTCGAGTTTGTGCGAGACAAGGTGGTTAACATGGCGCCTGCGGGCAATGGGGAGTGGACTGTCGATACGGGCAGCGGCTCGCACTCTGCGCGCCATGTTGTCGTCGCTGCCGGCGCTTGGTCGGCACAGTTGCTGCGCCTGCTAGGGATCAAGATACCGTTGGAGAGCCAGCGTGGATACCATGTCCAGTTCGCCAACCCGAACATCGATATTTCAAGGACGGTGGTTCTTGCGGACCGCAAGGTGTTCATCACGCCGATGGATTGCGGCTTGCGTGCCGCCGGGACGGTCGAGTTTGGCGGGCTGGAGCGGCCGCCAAGTGCCAGTCGCGCCAATCTGCTTGCGGAGCACGTAAAAGCCGGCCTGCCCGGTCTTGATGTCAGTGCCGCCACCACATGGATGGGACACCGTCCATGCCTGCCAGATTCCATGCCCGTCATTGGGGCAATGCCCGGCCATGCCGGCTTGTGGAGTGCATTTGGCCATGGGCATCTCGGAATAACCGGTTCAGTGCATACAGGACGACTTATTGCAGATGCTATAGGTGGACAGCCCAATACCGGTTTGCTCGATGCGTTCTCGGCATCACGATTTATCTCCCTCTAA
- a CDS encoding IclR family transcriptional regulator translates to MGMEESPLFVQSLATGLTVLDAFNAERQSMNLPEIAAAASISKSAAQRFTHTLQAVGLLKKDPATKRFSLTTRALSLGYHYLQSNLLLERANPYLLELNRNSEETVNLAERDGDNMVYIARFPSPVRAIAHMPIGRQLPMFCTSAGRAFLSGLPDEEVRAILNATERPQFTQHTVTDIDRLMEMIATVRETGYAYSIEEYYRSDLALAVPLFDGSGAPVAAINISVSMAYWTLEKAQAELVPQLLATANLISTKPPSPSALSPFKIGYGTAGKNSGQSH, encoded by the coding sequence ATGGGTATGGAAGAATCTCCCCTTTTTGTACAGTCTTTGGCGACGGGCCTGACCGTTCTTGACGCCTTCAATGCTGAACGGCAGTCGATGAATTTGCCGGAAATTGCAGCTGCTGCATCGATTTCAAAAAGTGCAGCACAGCGTTTTACGCATACTCTGCAGGCCGTGGGGTTGCTGAAGAAGGATCCGGCGACCAAGCGATTTTCGCTGACAACCAGAGCGCTGAGCCTTGGCTACCACTATCTGCAGTCGAATCTTTTACTTGAGCGCGCTAATCCGTATCTGCTGGAGTTAAATAGGAATTCAGAAGAAACGGTCAATCTGGCTGAGCGCGATGGCGACAACATGGTGTACATTGCGCGCTTCCCAAGCCCGGTCAGAGCCATCGCACATATGCCGATCGGCCGGCAATTGCCTATGTTTTGCACTTCTGCGGGAAGGGCATTTTTATCAGGTCTGCCGGATGAGGAAGTGAGGGCAATCCTGAATGCAACGGAACGGCCTCAGTTTACCCAGCATACTGTCACCGACATCGATCGCTTGATGGAGATGATTGCGACCGTTCGGGAAACCGGCTATGCCTATAGCATTGAGGAATACTATCGAAGCGATCTCGCGCTTGCGGTGCCGCTGTTCGACGGATCGGGCGCCCCGGTTGCTGCTATCAATATTTCTGTATCGATGGCTTACTGGACACTGGAAAAAGCCCAGGCAGAACTTGTTCCACAATTGCTGGCGACGGCCAATCTGATTTCGACAAAACCGCCTAGCCCTAGTGCCTTGTCGCCATTTAAAATTGGCTATGGGACCGCAGGTAAAAATTCGGGTCAGTCGCATTAA
- a CDS encoding carbonic anhydrase, producing the protein MRDIINGFLRFQQDVFPARKALFKTLATGQTPKALFISCSDSRMVPELVTQREPGELFVIRNAGNIVPSFGPEPGGVSATVEYAVAQLKVTDIVICGHSDCGAMTAIATCACLDHMPAVKHWLHYADAARMINDSKNHANENDRIDDMVRENVIAQLNNIRTHPSVALALAQGGLTLHGWVYDIESGSIDAFDATTNKFVSLAQHPTTKL; encoded by the coding sequence ATGCGCGACATTATTAATGGCTTTCTCCGCTTTCAGCAGGACGTCTTTCCAGCACGCAAAGCGCTATTCAAGACTCTAGCGACTGGTCAAACGCCTAAAGCGTTATTCATTTCTTGCTCTGACAGCCGAATGGTGCCAGAGCTTGTCACACAGAGGGAGCCTGGAGAGCTGTTTGTCATTCGCAATGCTGGCAACATCGTGCCATCGTTCGGCCCTGAACCAGGCGGTGTCAGCGCAACGGTTGAATATGCGGTGGCCCAATTGAAAGTAACGGATATTGTCATCTGCGGTCACTCCGATTGCGGCGCCATGACGGCAATCGCCACATGCGCATGCCTGGACCACATGCCAGCGGTCAAACACTGGCTGCATTATGCCGATGCTGCTCGGATGATTAATGATTCTAAGAACCATGCAAACGAGAATGACCGCATAGACGACATGGTTCGTGAGAACGTTATTGCACAGTTGAACAATATCCGCACACATCCGTCGGTAGCCTTGGCACTCGCCCAAGGTGGATTGACACTTCACGGGTGGGTCTACGATATCGAGAGTGGCTCGATAGACGCATTTGACGCCACCACGAACAAATTCGTATCCCTCGCTCAGCATCCCACAACTAAACTCTGA
- a CDS encoding MFS transporter, whose amino-acid sequence MTTPIPSISLNNTNNGSKSETASWSSIFAMSIGAFALVASEFMPVSLLTPMANDLHVTEGMAGQGIAISGAFAVVTSLFISALAGSLNRKTLLMLLTAAMGLSGVIIGLAPNYFTYMLGRALIGVVIGGFWSMSAATAIRLVPPFQVPRALAILNGGNALAMVVAAPLGAYLGTIIGWRGAFFCLVPVALITLVWQWFALPSMRVEARASGAGNVFKVFALFKRPGVAVGMAASSLFFMGQFALFTYVRPFLETITKVQVPTLSLILLVMGIAGFIGTLFIGKALQRRFYQTLIAIPILMAVISLALIAFGSMTAIVFVLLGLWGMTGTAAPVGWWAWVAKTFPNDAEAGGGLLVAVIQMAIALGSTMGGLLFDTNGYQSTFVASAALLMFSAVLTAISSRIEATRTT is encoded by the coding sequence ATGACTACACCAATCCCATCCATTTCTCTAAACAACACTAATAACGGGAGTAAGTCCGAAACTGCCTCCTGGAGCAGTATCTTCGCGATGTCGATTGGTGCGTTTGCACTGGTCGCATCGGAATTTATGCCCGTAAGTCTGCTGACTCCGATGGCAAACGACCTTCATGTAACGGAAGGCATGGCCGGACAAGGGATTGCGATTTCAGGCGCATTTGCCGTGGTGACGAGCTTGTTCATCTCAGCTCTGGCGGGTAGCCTGAATCGCAAGACACTTTTGATGCTGCTGACGGCGGCAATGGGCCTATCCGGCGTCATCATTGGACTGGCACCTAACTACTTCACGTATATGCTGGGTCGCGCGTTAATCGGTGTCGTCATCGGAGGTTTTTGGTCAATGTCAGCGGCCACCGCTATCCGGCTGGTACCGCCGTTCCAAGTTCCACGCGCCTTGGCCATCCTCAATGGTGGCAATGCGCTAGCCATGGTCGTAGCTGCACCGTTAGGTGCTTATCTCGGTACCATCATCGGATGGCGAGGCGCATTTTTTTGCCTAGTTCCGGTGGCGCTGATTACACTGGTTTGGCAATGGTTCGCACTTCCTTCCATGCGGGTAGAAGCACGTGCTTCAGGTGCCGGCAATGTCTTCAAAGTATTCGCGCTGTTCAAGCGACCTGGTGTAGCAGTAGGAATGGCTGCCAGCAGCCTTTTCTTCATGGGCCAGTTCGCGCTGTTCACCTATGTGCGCCCGTTTCTTGAAACAATAACGAAGGTTCAGGTGCCCACGCTCTCGCTCATCCTGCTGGTAATGGGTATCGCAGGTTTTATCGGCACTTTGTTCATCGGCAAAGCGCTACAACGCCGCTTCTACCAAACTCTCATTGCAATTCCAATTTTGATGGCAGTGATTAGCTTGGCACTAATTGCGTTCGGAAGCATGACGGCGATTGTTTTCGTGCTTCTTGGGTTGTGGGGAATGACAGGTACCGCGGCCCCTGTAGGTTGGTGGGCTTGGGTGGCCAAGACTTTCCCAAACGATGCTGAAGCGGGCGGCGGTCTGCTTGTGGCCGTCATCCAAATGGCTATCGCTCTTGGCTCAACTATGGGTGGCCTGTTATTCGACACAAACGGCTACCAAAGCACTTTTGTCGCAAGCGCAGCGCTGCTGATGTTTTCTGCTGTTCTGACTGCTATCAGCTCACGTATTGAAGCGACCCGAACTACTTGA
- a CDS encoding cyclophilin-like fold protein, with translation MKKPIDFSWISFPRNALMLLMLVMIACTAGFSEAQPSTNASSAFSKELRMKIRLTVDGQSAIATLYDNSTARDFASLLPLTLTMEDYASIERVSNLPRKLSKDGAPDGMTPLAGELTHYAPWGNLAIFIKGRSYSKDLFPLGRVDEGLPILAQSGPYKVRIELLKN, from the coding sequence ATGAAAAAGCCTATCGACTTTTCGTGGATTTCGTTTCCCCGCAATGCGCTGATGCTGTTGATGCTAGTGATGATTGCTTGCACAGCCGGTTTTTCGGAGGCTCAGCCATCGACCAATGCCTCGTCCGCGTTCTCCAAGGAGCTCCGCATGAAGATACGCCTTACTGTAGATGGCCAAAGCGCTATCGCTACTTTGTATGACAATTCCACCGCGCGTGACTTCGCATCGTTGTTACCGCTGACGCTTACGATGGAGGATTACGCCAGCATTGAGCGAGTTTCGAATCTGCCGCGCAAGCTATCCAAGGACGGAGCACCTGATGGCATGACCCCTCTGGCTGGTGAACTCACGCACTACGCTCCGTGGGGCAACCTAGCCATATTTATCAAAGGCCGTTCTTATTCGAAGGACCTTTTTCCTCTAGGCAGAGTGGACGAAGGCTTACCCATCTTGGCTCAATCCGGACCGTATAAGGTACGGATTGAACTATTAAAAAATTGA
- a CDS encoding LysR family transcriptional regulator yields the protein MAKRNFNDLVYFVTVAREGSFTRAAAELGVTQSALSQAISGLESKLQIRLLTRTTRSVSPTAAGERLLNAIGRRFDEIESELDELTELRDKPAGTVRITCGDYVLHSVLLPKLTPLLREYPEIKLEFDVNYGFRDIVADRFDAGVRLGNTIDKDMIAVPIGPPMRLAVVASPLYFETNPIPKVPQDLMAHQCINQRMQSSGGLYVWDFERRGRKVNVRVDGQLIFNTTQPQVDAALAALGIALLPEDELEPHIESGRLIRVLADWCAPFGGYQLYYPSRRQPSPAFSLVVDALRMTSAKNIKLGRG from the coding sequence ATGGCTAAACGCAACTTCAATGACCTCGTGTACTTCGTCACTGTGGCACGCGAAGGGAGCTTCACGCGCGCTGCGGCAGAGCTGGGCGTGACTCAATCAGCGCTTAGCCAAGCCATAAGCGGTCTGGAGTCAAAACTTCAAATTCGACTGCTCACACGCACGACGCGTAGCGTCTCTCCAACTGCTGCCGGAGAGCGCCTCTTGAATGCTATTGGTCGCCGCTTCGATGAGATTGAGTCGGAACTTGATGAGTTGACGGAGCTACGGGACAAGCCCGCAGGCACCGTTCGTATCACTTGTGGCGATTACGTGTTGCATAGTGTCCTGCTGCCTAAGCTCACTCCATTGCTGCGTGAATACCCAGAGATAAAGCTGGAATTCGATGTGAACTACGGCTTTCGTGACATTGTGGCAGACCGCTTTGACGCCGGGGTGCGTCTTGGCAACACAATCGACAAAGACATGATTGCAGTGCCTATCGGTCCACCTATGCGCTTGGCAGTGGTGGCATCCCCCCTTTACTTCGAGACGAATCCCATTCCTAAGGTGCCGCAGGACCTCATGGCGCACCAATGCATCAATCAACGTATGCAAAGCTCGGGCGGACTTTATGTGTGGGACTTTGAGCGCCGCGGACGTAAGGTAAACGTACGCGTAGACGGCCAACTGATTTTCAACACCACCCAACCACAGGTGGATGCCGCATTAGCTGCGCTGGGCATTGCGCTGCTACCTGAAGATGAGCTGGAGCCACACATAGAGTCAGGTCGGCTAATTCGAGTATTAGCGGACTGGTGCGCGCCATTTGGTGGATATCAACTGTATTATCCAAGTCGGCGACAACCATCACCGGCCTTCTCATTGGTTGTCGATGCGCTGCGTATGACCAGCGCGAAAAACATAAAGTTGGGACGTGGGTAA
- a CDS encoding TRAP transporter large permease produces MSDLTMGVMYGVATLLIMFSGMPIAFALGTVAVTFMYFFMPASSLDTVTQNVYEEMASITLLSIPLFILKGAAIGKSPAGKDLYSAIHAWLHKVPGGLGIANVFASALFAAMAGSSPATCSAIGAAGIPEMRRRGYSPGFAAGIIAAGGTLGILLPPSITMILYAVASEQSLGRLFLAGIGPGLLLVGLFSGYAVYRARKEYRMALALHQDGGVKSAYLDDENFTFAQKVEMLPRVLPFLVLLTGVMIALYGGFATPSETAGLGALLALVLIAVVYKVWRPKDLSPLLMSTIRESTMLLMIIGMSLLYSYVMSYLQISQNAAAWVVGLHLSKWLLLLVILLMVVVFGFFLPPVSIILMTAPIILPPLKAAGFDLIWFGVVMTIVMEMGLIHPPVGLNIFVIKNIAPDIPLKDVVWGVMPFLGLMFIAVLLLCIFPGIATGLPDFSMGNR; encoded by the coding sequence ATGAGCGACCTGACCATGGGCGTCATGTACGGCGTTGCCACACTGTTGATTATGTTCTCGGGGATGCCGATTGCCTTTGCTTTGGGCACAGTCGCCGTTACCTTCATGTATTTTTTCATGCCAGCTTCATCGCTCGATACGGTGACACAGAACGTCTACGAAGAAATGGCATCGATTACACTGTTGTCGATCCCGTTATTCATCTTGAAGGGTGCAGCGATTGGAAAATCTCCCGCCGGTAAGGATTTGTATTCCGCGATCCACGCATGGCTGCACAAGGTTCCGGGGGGACTCGGCATAGCTAACGTATTTGCGAGTGCGCTGTTTGCTGCGATGGCCGGTTCTTCCCCGGCCACGTGTTCGGCTATCGGTGCGGCAGGTATTCCGGAAATGCGCCGGCGCGGTTACTCTCCTGGCTTTGCTGCTGGCATTATTGCTGCGGGCGGCACGTTGGGCATTTTGCTGCCGCCATCGATCACCATGATTTTGTATGCGGTCGCATCGGAGCAGTCTCTCGGCCGTCTGTTTCTGGCAGGCATTGGACCAGGCCTTCTCTTAGTTGGATTGTTTTCTGGCTATGCCGTGTACCGTGCTCGTAAGGAGTATCGGATGGCGCTCGCGCTCCATCAGGACGGTGGCGTTAAGTCGGCCTATCTGGATGATGAAAATTTCACCTTCGCGCAAAAGGTCGAAATGTTGCCCCGCGTGTTGCCGTTCCTTGTGCTCTTGACCGGCGTCATGATCGCACTGTACGGCGGCTTTGCAACACCGTCCGAAACAGCCGGTCTCGGCGCGCTGTTGGCGCTGGTGCTGATTGCTGTGGTGTACAAAGTATGGCGGCCGAAAGACCTGTCGCCGCTGCTGATGTCGACGATCCGGGAATCGACCATGCTGCTGATGATTATCGGCATGTCCCTGCTGTACTCCTACGTGATGAGCTATTTGCAGATTAGCCAGAACGCCGCAGCGTGGGTGGTTGGGCTGCATCTATCGAAATGGCTGTTGCTGCTTGTGATTTTGTTGATGGTGGTCGTGTTTGGATTCTTCTTGCCGCCGGTATCGATCATTCTGATGACTGCCCCAATTATCTTGCCGCCACTAAAGGCTGCTGGCTTCGATCTGATCTGGTTTGGCGTTGTGATGACTATCGTGATGGAAATGGGCTTGATTCATCCGCCAGTCGGGCTGAATATCTTTGTGATTAAAAACATCGCGCCTGATATTCCGCTAAAAGATGTCGTATGGGGTGTGATGCCTTTCCTTGGACTAATGTTCATCGCAGTACTGCTGCTATGCATTTTCCCCGGCATTGCCACCGGCTTACCTGACTTTAGTATGGGGAATAGGTAG
- a CDS encoding TRAP transporter small permease, protein MHPNQQLKGPLMPPHPGVAEVARWFDRANSILVAISMSAMILTAIVLTYSVVSRYFFHVATDWQDEASVFMLVGATFFCAAYVQSYRGHIGIETLESILPPSINAVRRLLVDVLSFLFCAFFSWKSWTLVHEAFVEGQTTTSTYAPPLWIPYAMMAFGMTLLACQIFVQLIARISTPQVAR, encoded by the coding sequence ATGCACCCCAACCAGCAACTGAAGGGGCCGCTGATGCCGCCCCATCCTGGCGTGGCCGAAGTGGCCAGATGGTTCGATAGGGCCAATAGCATCTTGGTGGCAATATCGATGAGCGCGATGATACTGACGGCAATCGTCCTGACGTACTCAGTCGTGTCGCGCTATTTTTTCCATGTCGCAACCGACTGGCAGGATGAGGCGTCGGTATTTATGCTGGTTGGCGCCACTTTCTTTTGCGCTGCATATGTGCAGTCTTATCGCGGCCATATCGGCATCGAAACGCTTGAGTCGATACTGCCGCCATCGATCAATGCAGTGCGGCGGTTGTTGGTCGATGTGCTGTCTTTTCTGTTTTGCGCATTTTTTTCCTGGAAATCATGGACGCTGGTACATGAGGCCTTCGTCGAAGGACAGACTACTACCTCCACTTATGCGCCGCCGCTGTGGATTCCTTACGCGATGATGGCGTTCGGGATGACGTTGTTAGCTTGCCAAATATTCGTGCAGCTGATCGCCCGTATAAGCACGCCGCAGGTGGCGCGATGA
- the dctP gene encoding TRAP transporter substrate-binding protein DctP, protein MNSNRRIVLAGLAAAPLLALPTRFAFGATPTILKIAHQFPAGSGNEGDFRDRLCRHFAQELDKRSNGALKANVYPGASLMKVNAQFSSVRKGALDMTLIPLSYVGGEVAELNISLMPGLVTSYEQGYNWKTAPIGKALVDLLADKGVILVSWIWQAGGAASRNTPIVFPEDVKGLKFRGGSREMDLVAKAAGAATVSMPSNETYAAMQTGAIDVVTTSATSLLSFRLQEVSKHLTINKQGKSYWFMLEPLLMSKAVFDKLPKDQQSLIMTVGTEMEKVALAGARADDVHVTEAYIKKGAIVHDLTEAALAKWVALARISAWKDYAEKSPNNARLLKLAEAVSA, encoded by the coding sequence ATGAATAGCAATCGACGCATTGTATTGGCGGGACTGGCTGCCGCACCGTTGTTGGCACTGCCAACGCGCTTCGCGTTCGGCGCGACGCCGACCATTCTAAAGATCGCGCATCAGTTCCCGGCAGGTTCGGGCAATGAAGGCGATTTCCGTGATCGCCTCTGTCGACACTTTGCCCAAGAACTGGACAAGCGCAGCAACGGCGCGCTAAAGGCAAATGTTTATCCGGGGGCTTCCTTGATGAAGGTAAATGCCCAATTTTCTTCCGTGCGTAAAGGCGCACTGGACATGACGCTAATACCGCTCTCGTACGTCGGTGGCGAAGTGGCGGAACTGAATATTTCCCTGATGCCCGGTTTGGTGACGTCGTATGAACAAGGTTACAACTGGAAGACCGCGCCCATCGGAAAGGCATTGGTCGACTTGCTAGCCGATAAGGGCGTTATTCTGGTGTCGTGGATCTGGCAGGCGGGTGGCGCGGCCAGCCGCAATACACCTATCGTTTTTCCGGAAGATGTCAAAGGATTGAAATTCCGCGGCGGCAGTCGCGAAATGGATCTTGTCGCTAAAGCGGCCGGCGCTGCAACTGTGTCTATGCCGTCGAACGAAACGTATGCGGCGATGCAGACCGGCGCTATCGACGTGGTGACGACCTCGGCGACTAGCCTGCTGTCGTTCCGTCTTCAAGAAGTATCAAAGCACCTGACAATCAACAAGCAGGGCAAATCCTATTGGTTCATGCTGGAACCCCTGTTGATGTCAAAAGCCGTGTTCGACAAACTGCCGAAGGATCAGCAAAGTCTGATCATGACGGTCGGCACGGAGATGGAAAAGGTCGCGCTGGCTGGCGCACGGGCTGACGATGTTCATGTCACCGAAGCGTACATCAAGAAGGGCGCGATAGTGCACGATCTGACCGAGGCCGCGCTCGCAAAATGGGTGGCGTTGGCACGTATTTCGGCATGGAAGGACTACGCTGAAAAGAGTCCTAACAATGCTCGCTTGCTGAAACTCGCGGAAGCTGTTTCAGCTTAA
- a CDS encoding Asp/Glu racemase, with product MNRIYRIGQIVPSSNTTMETEIPAILRAREGIAPERFTFHSSRMRMQKVTKEELAAMDSDSDRCAIELADARVDVLGYACLVAIMSMGNGYHRVSEERLQRRTAEAGGKAPVVTSAGALVDGLKVLGAKKVSILTPYMKPLTQLVIDYLGHEGIEVVDSISLEIADNLEVGLQDPMAPLEITKRLNTVGVDAVVASACVQMPSLASIQGIEDRVGLPVVSSAVCTTYWMLKRLGLTTHAPGYGALLSGKY from the coding sequence ATGAATCGTATTTACCGCATCGGGCAAATCGTGCCTAGTTCCAATACAACGATGGAAACCGAGATTCCCGCGATTTTGCGTGCACGCGAAGGCATCGCGCCGGAGCGTTTCACTTTTCATTCAAGTCGCATGCGTATGCAGAAAGTGACTAAAGAAGAACTGGCTGCAATGGACAGTGATTCTGACCGTTGTGCCATCGAACTTGCCGATGCCCGCGTGGACGTTTTGGGGTACGCCTGCCTGGTTGCAATTATGAGCATGGGGAATGGCTATCATCGCGTCTCTGAAGAACGGCTTCAGCGGCGAACGGCTGAGGCTGGCGGCAAGGCTCCCGTGGTGACCAGCGCCGGTGCATTGGTCGATGGACTGAAGGTTCTTGGAGCAAAGAAAGTATCGATCCTGACTCCTTACATGAAGCCGCTGACCCAACTTGTCATTGATTATCTTGGGCACGAGGGCATCGAGGTGGTTGACAGTATTTCGCTTGAAATTGCCGACAACCTGGAAGTGGGTCTTCAAGATCCGATGGCACCGCTAGAAATCACAAAGCGCCTCAATACCGTAGGCGTCGATGCGGTGGTCGCGTCGGCTTGCGTCCAGATGCCTTCGCTGGCATCAATTCAGGGTATCGAGGACCGCGTCGGATTGCCGGTTGTTTCTTCGGCTGTCTGCACTACCTACTGGATGCTCAAGCGCTTAGGTCTTACGACCCACGCGCCGGGATATGGCGCGTTGTTGTCTGGGAAATATTAG